The following are encoded together in the Bombus affinis isolate iyBomAffi1 chromosome 6, iyBomAffi1.2, whole genome shotgun sequence genome:
- the LOC126917322 gene encoding phosphatidylserine synthase translates to MTTNEESINDDLLERLVKNDENKVLNCRSSADNIEGHKLRHGTDSFPNINERPVDDISIEFFYKPHSITLLLISIGAVIYSAFTRNTTNVEDNIWAGILCIIFFFLIISILTFPNGPFTRPHPVVWRLVFGCSVLYLMGLLFMLFQDYETIRKIFVWIDPRLASFHIDMDKEYGVNCSEITVEKIWNHLDIFAVAHFLGWAFKAILIRHLGILWAISIMWEVTEIAFAHLLPNFVECWWDAFILDVVVCNGLGIWVGLKICSLLEMREYKWVSILDIESTTGKLKRAMLQFTPGSWTAIRWLDPTCTYMRFVALCQLVIFWQVSELNTFFLKHVYEFPPSHPFVVARLVLVGVIVAPSVRQYYMYVTDPTCSRVGTQCWVYGAIMVTEALLCIRHGAALFERTQALNILLWLLCQSLVSVLCVYGCVLWHRYFETEKKTTSKQCITQLDNSHLDVTPSSGDMVHSTKSMGLLEKKQL, encoded by the exons ATGACAACTAATGAAGAGTCCATAAATGACGATCTCTTAGAGAGACTCGTCAAAAATGATGAAAATAAGGTTTTAAATTGCCGGAGTAGTGCAGATAACATAGAAGGGCACAAATTACGACACGGTACGGACAGTTTCCCCAATATCAATGAAAGACCGGTTGATGATATTtcgatcgaatttttttataaacCGCACAGCATTACATTACTTCTCATCTCAATCGGAGCTGTAATATATTCCGCATTCACTAg GAATACTACCAATGTCGAGGATAACATTTGGGCTGGAAtactttgtattatatttttttttctgaTTATATCAATACTTACATTTCCAAATGGACCATTTACGAGACCTCATCCTGTCGTGTGGAGACTCGTATTTGGCTGTAGTGTACTATATCTAATGGGCCTATTATTTATGCTGTTTCAAGATTATGAAACAATCAGAAAAATCTTTGTTTGGATAGATCCTCGTTTGGCGTCGTTTCACATTGACATGGACAAAGAATACGGTGTTAATTGTTCAGAAATCACAGTTGAAAAGATATGGAACCATTTAGATATTTTTGCAGTAGCCCATTTTTTAGGATGGGCCTTTAAAGCAATCCTTATTCGTCATCTTGGTATTCTTTGGGCCATTAGCATTATGTGGGAAGTAACAGAAATAGCATTTGCTCATTTACTACCAAATTTTGTGGAATGTTGGTGGGATGCTTTTATACTTGATGTTGTTGTCTGTAATGGTTTGGGTATTTGGGTTGGATTAAAAATTTGCTCTCTATTAGAAATGAGAGAATATAAATGGGTAAGCATCCTTGACATTGAGAGCACTACTGGAAAATTGAAAAGGGCAATGCTACAATTTACACCTGGTAGTTGGACTGCTATTAGATGGTTGGATCCAACTTGTACATACATGAGATTTGTTGCTCTATGTCAGTTGGTAATATTCTGGCAGGTTTCAGAACTAAATACATTTTTCTTGAAACATGTATACGAATTTCCGCCCTCTCATCCATTTGTTGTGGCAAGATTGGTATTAGTTGGAGTTATAGTTGCACCTTCTGTTAG GCAATACTACATGTATGTAACAGATCCAACATGTAGTAGAGTAGGGACTCAGTGTTGGGTCTATGGTGCAATTATGGTTACAGAAGCTTTGTTATGCATAAGGCATGGTGCTGCATTATTTGAACGTACTCAAGCACTAAACATTCTTTTGTGGCTACTTTGCCAGTCCCTAGTCTCAGTTCTTTGTGTCTATGGCTGTGTTCTGTGGCACCGATACTTTGAG acagaaaagaaaactacTTCAAAACAGTGTATCACTCAATTAGACAACAGTCATCTGGATGTAACCCCTAGCAGTG
- the LOC126917367 gene encoding transcription elongation factor SPT6-like encodes LDVKEKKKLKKLEAMQDSEDEYDDEEDDGEVPGLIDDSPIDDDNDGEDSDGSADSRKRKKSDDEDFDDRLEDEDYDLLEENLGVKVERKRRFKRLRKIQDEESEVEEEKEIDDGRDAIANELFQGSGDEDEERSEVDHRDEVERYDEEESDDEDDFIVDGDGIPITEKRRKKRPTYTDAALQEAQDIFGIDFDYNEFGKYEEDEFEEEEEEDDEYSHDDAEDRPRRSKKHLKRKSTRKSIFEVYEPSELIRGHFTDVDNEIRITDIPERMQLRVVPIIPTVEDSDELDLEAEWIYKQAFCQPTISIQDSHLNEEAKERAKKGPQTIGKIKKVLDFMRNQNFEVPFIAFYRKEYVLPELNINDLWKIYKFDIKWCQLKQRKENLVKLFEKMRNFQLDEIMKNPDAPLPDNIRVIKDGDIERLKNAQTFEELNDIYRHFMLYYNQDVSSMQESAHKKKKQAQREAKLKKRQQQLGEDLPEIADVEDEEEEIDESLKQPIRKGPYYICRKAGLDGFIKKFGLSPEHFAENLQDNYQRHEVDQDPIEPAIVANDFCSAIFTTSDEVLKAAQLMVAIQLAHEPLVRKCVREMYMERAKVSVKPTKKGIKEIDEGHAIYGLKYLKNKPVRDLVGDQFLKLIVAEEDKLITLSFSDVIEGNTSNNYIDEIKQLYYRDEFSKSVQDWNALRTGSVEVALNRIIIPQLKKELRSNLLLEAKECVMKACCRKMYNWIKIAPYTCEFPDEDDEDWNTSKGIRVMGLAYVPDPSQAAFACIISPEGECTDYLRLPHLLKRKNSFMESEKTLKKAQLLGIKNFIATKKPHVVVVSGESREALMIVSDIKECIANLAKEGQFPTIQVEICDNELTKVYANSNRSISEFRDYPELLRQAISLARKIQDPLLEFSQLCTIDEEILCLKYHPLQDQLSKDDLIENLYLEFINRINEVGVDLNRAVQQPYTANLVQFVCGLGPRKAQALIKILKQTNQRLENRTQLITACHMGPKVFVNCAGFIKIDTNSLGDSTEAYVEVLDGSRVHPETYEWARKMAVDALEYDDENANPAGALEEILESPERLKDLDLDAFAEELERQCFGNKCITLYDIRAELNCRYKDLRVPYQSLNTEQLFDILTKETPETFYVGKLILATVVGISHRRPRGDQLDQANPVRNDETGLWQCPFCLKNDFPELSEVWNHFDAGACPGKATGIRLRLDNGISGYIHVKNLSDKHVASPEERVRVGQVIHCRIIKIEVERFSVECTSKTSDLIDKNHEWRPQRDVYYEVEAEEKDMKTDEDAKKLQQRQTYVKRVIVHPSFHNISFAEAEKLMPTMRQGEAIIRPSSKGADHLTVTWKVTENIYQHIDVREEGKENAFSLGRSLWIGNEEFEDLDEIIARHINPMAAYASELLDFKYYKTSVEGIKDKAEEILKEQKKQNPGGIPYIVSATKNYPGKFLLSYLPRTRCRHEYVTVIADGFRFRDQMFNRINDLFRWFKEHFRDPMPGQATPGTPHGTMTSRTPYNGTPGVNGVNADTIQRVAQNMPHDMLHSLSKVANQTQHHYPPYTPGAASVNNYGMYGSTPYTPSGQTPFMTPYHTPHHTPHHPQTPSHSQGPFLQPIPPAMNSNSHRTARSHRSVTSTSNATNWTKAAEAWARSKQSSNSFSNYSNTTPRYDESRKTPRNQEDQNGRATPRNRTPSARTPSYKSPRETPFTNSSPRSMSLSGDGTPLYDESW; translated from the exons cttgatgttaaagaaaagaagaaacttaaaaaattagaagcaatgcaggacagtgaggatgaatatgacgacgaag AAGATGATGGAGAAGTTCCCGGACTTATTGATGATAGTCCTATCGATGATGACAATGATGGTGAAGATAGCGATGGATCTGCTGATTctagaaaacgtaaaaaaagtgatgatgaagattttgatgatcgtttagaagatgaagattatgacctacttgaagaaaatttaggagttaaagttgaaaggaaacgtcgttttaagcgtttacgtaaaatacaagatgaagagtcagaagtggaagaagaaaaagagatagacgatggaagagatgctattgccaatgaattgtttcaaggttctggagacgaggatgaagaaagaagtgaagttgaccacagagatgaagtggaaaggtatgatgaggaagaaagtgatgacgaagatgattttattgtggatggtgatggaatacccataaccgaaaagagaagaaagaaaagacctacatatacggatgctgcattgcaagaagcccaagatatttttggcattgattttgattataacgaatttgggaaatatgaagaggatgagtttgaagaggaagaagaggaagatgatGAATATAGTCATGATGATGCAGAAGACCGCCCAAGGCGATCAAAAAAACATCTTAAGAGAAAGAGCacaaggaaaagtatttttgaagtatatgaacctagtgaacttatacgtggacacttcaccgatgtggacaatgagattcgtattacagacattcctgaacgtatgcaacttcgcgttgttcccattatacctacagtggaagattcggatgaattagatcttgaagctgaatggatatataaacaggcattctgtcaaccaacaatttcaatacaagattctcatctaaatgaagaagccaaagaaagagctaaaaagggtccgcaaacaatcggcaaaattaagaaagttttagattttatgcgtaatcagaactttgaagttccgtttattgcattttatagaaaagaatacgtgttgccagagttaaacatcaatgatttgtggaaaatttataagtttgacataaaatggtgccaacttaaacaaagaaaagaaaatttagtgaaactctttgagaagatgaggaattttcaattagatgagattatgaaaaatccagatgctccattacctgacaacatacgagttattaaagacggtgatattgaacgacttaaaaatgctcaaacttttgaagaattaaatgatatttatcgacattttatgttgtattataatcaggatgtgtcatccatgcaagaaagtgcacataagaagaaaaaacaagcacaaagggaagctaaattgaagaaaagacagcaacaacttggagaagatctacctgaaattgctgatgtagaagatgaagaagaagaaatagacgaatcattaaagcagccgattagaaaaggtccttactatatttgcagaaaagctggcctagacggatttattaaaaaatttggtctctcacccgaacattttgctgaaaatcttcaagacaattatcagcgtcatgaagtagatcaagatccaatagaacctgcaatagtagcaaatgatttttgttctgcaatatttacaacaagtgacgaagtacttaaagctgcacaattaatggttgcgattcagttggcgcacgaaccattagttcgtaaatgcgttagagaaatgtatatggagagagcaaaagtatccgtaaaaccaactaaaaaaggaataaaggagatagatgaagggcatgccatctatggattaaaatatcttaaaaataaacctgtacgggatcttgttggtgatcaattcttaaaactaattgtagcagaagaagataaattaattacactttcctttagtgacgtgatagaaggaaatactagcaataattatatcgatgaaataaagcaactatattatagggacgaatttagtaaaagtgtccaagattggaatgcattaagaactggcagtgttgaagtagctttaaatcggattattatacctcaattgaaaaaagaattgagatccaatcttttattagaagcaaaagaatgtgttatgaaagcgtgttgccgcaaaatgtacaattggataaaaattgctccatatacttgtgaatttcccgatgaagatgacgaagattggaatactagcaaaggaattcgtgtgatgggtttggcatatgtgcctgatccgtctcaagccgcctttgcttgcataatttctccagaaggagaatgtactgattacctaagattaccgcatttattgaaacgtaaaaatagttttatggaaagtgaaaagacattgaaaaaggcacagttgcttggaattaaaaattttattgccacaaagaaaccacatgttgtggtagtaagtggtgaatctagagaagcattaatgattgtatctgatataaaagaatgtatagctaatcttgcaaaagaaggacaatttcctacaatccaagtggaaatatgtgataatgaacttactaaagtttatgcaaatagtaatagaagtatatctgagttcagagattatccagaattgttaagacaagctatatctttagcaagaaaaatacaagatcctctattagaattctctcagttgtgtaccatagatgaagaaattctgtgccttaaatatcatcctttgcaagatcaactttctaaagatgatcttatagaaaatttatatttggaatttataaatcgtataaatgaagtaggagtagatttaaatagagcagttcagcagccttatacagcaaacctagtacaatttgtatgtggcttgggacctagaaaagcacaggctctgattaagattttgaaacaaactaatcagagattagaaaatagaacacagcttataacagcatgtcatatgggacctaaagtgtttgtcaattgtgctggttttattaaaattgatacaaatagtttaggagatagcacagaggcatatgtggaagtactagatggctcgcgtgtacatccagagacatatgaatgggcaagaaaaatggcagtagatgctttagagtatgatgatgaaaatgcaaatcctgctggtgccctagaagaaattcttgaatcaccagaaagattaaaagatttagatttagatgcatttgcagaagagcttgaaagacagtgttttggaaacaagtgcattactctttacgatataagagctgaactgaattgtagatacaaagatctccgtgtaccttaccaatctctaaatactgaacaattatttgatattttgactaaagaaactccggaaactttctatgtcggtaaattaattttggcaacagttgttggtataagccatagaagacctcgaggagatcaattagatcaagcgaatcctgttcgaaatgatgaaaccggattatggcaatgcccattctgcttgaaaaacgattttccagaattgtccgaggtatggaatcattttgatgccggtgcatgtccggggaaagcaactggaattcgtttaaggttggataatggaatatctggatacattcacgtaaaaaatctgtctgataaacatgtcgctagtccagaggaaagagtacgtgtcggacaagtaattcattgtcgtataattaagatcgaagtagaacgatttagtgtcgaatgtactagcaagacgagtgatcttattgataaaaatcacgaatggagacctcagcgagacgtttattatgaagtagaggcagaagaaaaagatatgaaaacagatgaggatgctaagaaattacaacaacgacaaacttatgtaaaacgtgttatagttcatcctagtttccataatataagttttgcagaagctgaaaagttaatgccaactatgaggcaaggggaagcaataatacgacctagcagtaagggagccgatcatttgaccgtaacatggaaagttacagaaaatatttatcaacatattgatgtaagggaagaaggcaaagaaaatgcattctctttgggtcgcagtttatggattggcaatgaagaatttgaagatttggatgaaattatcgctagacatattaatccgatggctgcttatgcttcggaacttttagattttaaatattacaaaacaagcgtagaaggcattaaagataaagcagaagaaattttgaaggaacagaagaagcaaaatcctggaggaataccatatattgtatctgcaactaag aattatcctggaaaatttttactttcgtatttaccacgaactcgttgccgtcatgaatatgttactgtaatagccgatggatttcgatttagagatcaaatgtttaatagaataaatgacttgttccgctggttcaaagaacactttagagatcctatgccaggacaagctacacctggtactccacatggaactatgacttccagaacaccatacaatggtactccaggagtgaatg gagtgaatgcagatacaatacagagggtagcacagaatatgccacacgacatgttacattcactctcgaaagtagcaaatcaaactcaacatcattatccaccatacactccaggagctgctagtgttaataattatggaatgtatggaagtacgccttatacgccttccggccaaactccgtttatgaccccctatcatacaccacaccacacgcctcatcatccacaaacacccagccactctcaaggaccattcttacaaccaattcctccagcaatgaattcaaattcacatagaactgcaagatcacatagatctgtcactagtacatctaatgcaacgaattggacaaaagcggcggaagcatgggctcgatcaaagcaatcttctaattcattttctaattatagtaatactactccaagatatgatgaatctagaaaaacgccacgaaatcaagaagatcaaaatgggagagcaactccgcgcaatagaaccccatctgcacgtactccgtcttataaatctcctagagaaactccatttacaaattctagtccccggagtatgtctctaagtggagatggtactcccctatatgatgaaagttggtaa